One window of Acipenser ruthenus chromosome 17, fAciRut3.2 maternal haplotype, whole genome shotgun sequence genomic DNA carries:
- the LOC117423542 gene encoding P2Y purinoceptor 14-like, producing MLATSTTDIQDTAMMLPQENTTTANTTTCIQHPTATMNTILAVVYSFIFIIGLVLNSLPLWVYFCHTHTKNCVNVYLKNLAIADFLLILSLPVKITAYSTSYTIVRQIYCTISATVFYLNMYASILFMEYIGANRYLKIVKPLETYKWQTVKAAKYISLGTWILLLSIGVGHMYLSSNTPGTTSKCNVSNVSVSGKLFSVVVHTSSLILFMFVLTSLCFFYVQMSKRLKGNTFSSNIKLRKSRNNILVLVTVFSVCFVPYHIVRLPYVLANSKIITSCFWENHLHYLKEFATVLSSLNACLDPMIYFIFCKAFRAKLCLEKYLIKKNTLPANQARGNEEIDFSIQGATAMNTLDQSHI from the exons ATGCTTGCTACAAGTACCACAGATATACAAG ACACGGCTATGATGCTTCCTCAGGAAAATACAACAACAGCAAATACAACAACTTGTATTCAGCATCCCACCGCTACCATGAACACAATTCTTGCTGTGGTCTACTCTTTCATTTTTATCATTGGGCTTGTTCTGAATAGTCTTCCCCTGTGGGTTTACTTTTGTCATACGCACACCAAAAACTGTGTCAACGTCTACTTGAAAAACCTGGCAATAGCTGACTTCTTATTAATTTTGTCCTTGCCGGTGAAAATTACTGCATACTCAACCAGTTATACAATTGTCCGCCAGATTTACTGTACCATTTCAGCAACAGTTTTCTACCTGAACATGTATGCAAGCATCTTGTTTATGGAATATATTGGAGCAAACAGGTACCTCAAAATCGTGAAGCCACTTGAAACTTACAAATGGCAGACTGTTAAGGCTGCAAAATATATTTCTCTTGGAACCTGGATACTGCTTCTCAGCATTGGTGTGGGACACATGTACCTCTCAAGCAACACTCCAGGAACCACAAGCAAATGTAATGTCAGTAATGTCAGTGTCTCCGGAAAGCTGTTCAGTGTAGTAGTGCATACTTCTTCATTAATCTTGTTTATGTTTGTGCTCACATCGCTCTGCTTTTTCTATGtccaaatgtccaaaaggttaaaAGGCAACACATTTTCCTCAAACATAAAGCTAAGGAAGTCCAGGAACAACATTTTAGTTCTAGTAACtgtattttcagtttgttttgtacCCTACCACATAGTCAGGCTTCCTTATGTTTTAGCAAACAGCAAAATAATCACCAGTTGCTTCTGGGAAAACCATTTACATTATTTAAAGGAATTTGCCACCGTTCTGTCAAGTCTCAATGCCTGTCTAGATCCTATGATTTATTTCATCTTTTGCAAAGCGTTTCGGGCTAAATTATGTTTAGAAAAGTATCTTATAAAGAAGAACACTTTACCAGCAAACCAAGCCAGAGGAAATGAAGAGATAGATTTTTCTATTCAGGGGGCTACAGCGATGAATACTCTTGACCAATCACACATCTGA
- the LOC117423545 gene encoding P2Y purinoceptor 14, which yields MDARNFTNSSMNGTTSNYNSVFTKTVLPLLYCCIFLAGLTLNCLAAWIFFKIPSQTSFIVYLKNIVVADLFMTASFPFKIVNDFGLGIWYLRVVVCRYTAVVFYLNMYTGIIFLGLISLERYVKIVKPPGASIIQNVTFSKALSTATWVLMMILLVPNIILTSKEATEDTSKKCIQLKTDLGVQWHKVSNYACIAAFWVVFVLMFFCYSSISKTIYDSYKKFRQDNTESRRKSKRNIFSLLVVFFICFVPYHACRIFYTLSQTVDSFSEQTKYVLFHIKEGTLLLSALNVCLDPVIYFLMCKSFRELLLERLSKKASDSKRKSLTAPYSESIL from the coding sequence ATGGACGCTAGAAACTTTACGAATTCAAGCATGAACGGCACAACTTCCAACTACAACAGTGTTTTCACAAAGACAGTGTTGCCCCTGCTTTACTGCTGTATTTTCCTGGCTGGGCTCACTTTGAACTGCCTGGCAGCCTGGATTTTCTTCAAAATTCCAAGCCAGACCAGTTTTATAGTTTATCTCAAAAACATTGTGGTGGCCGACCTGTTCATGACAGCGTCTTTCCCCTTCAAGATTGTCAATGACTTCGGCCTGGGGATCTGGTATCTGCGGGTTGTGGTGTGCCGTTACACAGCCGTCGTGTTCTATTTAAACATGTACACAGGGATCATCTTCCTTGGGCTGATCAGTTTGGAGCGCTATGTCAAGATTGTGAAACCCCCCGGAGCCTCGATCATTCAGAATGTCACGTTCTCCAAAGCACTGTCGACAGCAACATGGGTTCTTATGATGATCCTTCTGGTACCAAACATCATTTTAACCAGCAAAGAGGCCACCGAAGACACTTCAAAGAAATGCATTCAACTCAAGACTGACCTGGGCGTGCAGTGGCACAAGGTTTCCAACTACGCCTGCATAGCTGCCTTCTGGGTTGTTTTTGTGCTGATGTTTTTTTGTTACTCTTCAATTTCGAAGACAATCTACGATTCTTATAAAAAGTTCAGACAGGACAACACAGAAAGCAGAAGGAAATCCAAGCGGAACATCTTCAGTCTTCTGGTGGTGTTTTTCATCTGTTTTGTGCCATACCATGCTTGCAGGATTTTCTACACCTTAAGTCAAACTGTCGACTCATTCAGCGAGCAGACCAAGTACGTACTGTTCCATATAAAGGAAGGCACTCTGCTCTTATCAGCACTGAACGTGTGCCTCGATCCTGTAATTTACTTTCTCATGTGCAAGTCATTTCGGGAGTTGCTTTTAGAAAGACTTTCGAAGAAAGCATCCGATTCTAAGAGAAAGTCCCTGACTGCTCCTTACAGTGAAAGCATACTGTGA
- the LOC117423543 gene encoding G-protein coupled receptor 87-like isoform X2, protein MHPSSNSSNVKTNRTTGKNGTLDEIEMFTVIICSLYTFIFLGGLILNTLAAWIFFQLKNRTTFIFYLKNIAIADLIITLTFPFKILSDSGLGHWKLKAFVCRYSAVIFYCNMYVSILFLGLISLDRYLKIVKPFGNSRMYNVKFTKFVSLGVWLCMILLSMPNMIFTNVNPTIETAGNCSALKSHFGLALHGVVIYVNIGIFTAVFIVLAACYISISRHIYRSNQQFVGSENERKHNQNILIILLVFFICFVPYHLWRIPFTLTQIASKFDKSGTLILTRGKIVTLFMSACNVCLDPIIYFLMCKSFTKMLRKKLHIGPRVDFNGSTRSSRGTVKVRRFREYTSTSI, encoded by the coding sequence atgcaTCCAAGCTCCAACTCCTCCAATGTGAAGACAAACAGGACTACTGGCAAAAACGGGACTCTTGACGAGATTGAAATGTTTACCGTGATCATCTGTTCGTTGTATACCTTTATTTTCCTCGGTGGATTGATACTGAACACTCTGGCAGCCTGGATTTTCTTTCAGTTAAAAAACAGGACAACTTTCATATTTTATCTGAAAAACATCGCCATTGCAGACTTAATAATAACACTGACATTTCCCTTTAAAATACTCAGTGACTCGGGACTGGGGCACTGGAAATTAAAGGCTTTTGTGTGCCGCTATTCTGCAGTCATATTCTACTGTAACATGTATGTTAGCATACTTTTCCTTGGACTGATCAGCTTAGACAGATATCTAAAAATTGTGAAACCATTCGGCAACTCCAGAATGTACAATGTTAAGTTCACAAAATTTGTGTCTTTAGGAGTGTGGCTGTGCATGATACTTCTTTCGATGCCAAACATGATTTTCACAAATGTAAATCCAACAATAGAAACAGCTGGCAACTGTTCAGCTCTAAAAAGCCACTTTGGCCTTGCGTTGCATGGAGTGGTAATCTACGTGAACATTGGCATATTTACAGCTGTTTTCATTGTATTAGCTGCATGCTACATTTCGATCTCCAGGCACATCTATCGTTCAAATCAGCAGTTTGTAGGTTCTGAGAATGAAAGAAAGCACaatcaaaatatattaataattctgctagttttttttatttgctttgtgcCTTATCACTTGTGGAGAATACCGTTTACATTAACTCAGATAGCCTCAAAATTCGATAAGTCCGGGACTTTGATTTTGACACGAGGCAAAATTGTTACTCTCTTTATGTCTGCGTGCAATGTTTGCCTGGACCCTATCATATACTTCCTGATGTGCAAGTCCTTTACCAAAATGCTGCGAAAAAAACTGCACATTGGACCTAGGGTTGATTTCAATGGGTCCACACGCAGCTCCAGAGGAACAGTCAAGGTACGCAGATTCCGAGAATACACATCCACGAGCATTTAG
- the LOC117423543 gene encoding G-protein coupled receptor 87-like isoform X1, with protein MEMHPSSNSSNVKTNRTTGKNGTLDEIEMFTVIICSLYTFIFLGGLILNTLAAWIFFQLKNRTTFIFYLKNIAIADLIITLTFPFKILSDSGLGHWKLKAFVCRYSAVIFYCNMYVSILFLGLISLDRYLKIVKPFGNSRMYNVKFTKFVSLGVWLCMILLSMPNMIFTNVNPTIETAGNCSALKSHFGLALHGVVIYVNIGIFTAVFIVLAACYISISRHIYRSNQQFVGSENERKHNQNILIILLVFFICFVPYHLWRIPFTLTQIASKFDKSGTLILTRGKIVTLFMSACNVCLDPIIYFLMCKSFTKMLRKKLHIGPRVDFNGSTRSSRGTVKVRRFREYTSTSI; from the exons ATGG aaatgcaTCCAAGCTCCAACTCCTCCAATGTGAAGACAAACAGGACTACTGGCAAAAACGGGACTCTTGACGAGATTGAAATGTTTACCGTGATCATCTGTTCGTTGTATACCTTTATTTTCCTCGGTGGATTGATACTGAACACTCTGGCAGCCTGGATTTTCTTTCAGTTAAAAAACAGGACAACTTTCATATTTTATCTGAAAAACATCGCCATTGCAGACTTAATAATAACACTGACATTTCCCTTTAAAATACTCAGTGACTCGGGACTGGGGCACTGGAAATTAAAGGCTTTTGTGTGCCGCTATTCTGCAGTCATATTCTACTGTAACATGTATGTTAGCATACTTTTCCTTGGACTGATCAGCTTAGACAGATATCTAAAAATTGTGAAACCATTCGGCAACTCCAGAATGTACAATGTTAAGTTCACAAAATTTGTGTCTTTAGGAGTGTGGCTGTGCATGATACTTCTTTCGATGCCAAACATGATTTTCACAAATGTAAATCCAACAATAGAAACAGCTGGCAACTGTTCAGCTCTAAAAAGCCACTTTGGCCTTGCGTTGCATGGAGTGGTAATCTACGTGAACATTGGCATATTTACAGCTGTTTTCATTGTATTAGCTGCATGCTACATTTCGATCTCCAGGCACATCTATCGTTCAAATCAGCAGTTTGTAGGTTCTGAGAATGAAAGAAAGCACaatcaaaatatattaataattctgctagttttttttatttgctttgtgcCTTATCACTTGTGGAGAATACCGTTTACATTAACTCAGATAGCCTCAAAATTCGATAAGTCCGGGACTTTGATTTTGACACGAGGCAAAATTGTTACTCTCTTTATGTCTGCGTGCAATGTTTGCCTGGACCCTATCATATACTTCCTGATGTGCAAGTCCTTTACCAAAATGCTGCGAAAAAAACTGCACATTGGACCTAGGGTTGATTTCAATGGGTCCACACGCAGCTCCAGAGGAACAGTCAAGGTACGCAGATTCCGAGAATACACATCCACGAGCATTTAG